In Candidatus Syntrophoarchaeum caldarius, one DNA window encodes the following:
- a CDS encoding UbiD family decarboxylase: MSFRAFLDELEECGELIEIDEPVSPELEACRIARKTDSPILFKDLSGKRACVNLIGSRNILSKVLGVKKEHIAAHLVDLPSESEVRVVDDSPTREVVEDADLTTLPIMKFFEADGGAYITSGIVVAEFDGIVNASFHRLMVIGKNKLAARLVPPRHTYLLHKKAREQGVGLKVGIAIGVDPVILFAAGTRVEPGFEFKYASMLRNAPVELFRLDNGIAVPHAEIVLEGEIDPEERANEGPFVDITGTYDEVRSEPVIKLTQIYHRKDPIYHSIIPGGREHQLLMGTPYEPLILKAVRHVADAKNAVMTAGGCTYFHAAVSIRKVREGDGKNAIVAALAAAPGVKQVVVVDEDIDLFNPNDLEYALATRVRWDKDLVVIPGARGSSLDPSAADDGTSTKVGIDATMPLERREAFERVTA, encoded by the coding sequence ATGAGTTTCAGAGCATTTCTGGATGAACTTGAAGAGTGTGGTGAACTGATCGAGATCGATGAGCCTGTCTCCCCTGAACTTGAGGCATGCAGGATCGCAAGGAAGACGGATAGCCCGATACTCTTCAAAGATCTATCAGGGAAAAGAGCATGTGTGAATCTTATCGGGTCGAGAAACATTCTCTCAAAGGTGCTTGGAGTTAAAAAAGAGCATATCGCAGCACATCTTGTAGATCTCCCCAGCGAGAGTGAGGTCAGGGTGGTCGATGATTCTCCGACCCGTGAAGTTGTGGAGGATGCAGATCTTACCACACTCCCAATCATGAAGTTCTTTGAGGCAGATGGGGGTGCGTACATCACGTCGGGGATCGTTGTGGCTGAGTTTGATGGGATCGTGAATGCCTCTTTTCACCGCCTGATGGTAATCGGTAAAAATAAACTTGCTGCACGGCTCGTTCCACCAAGACATACCTACCTGCTTCATAAAAAAGCGCGTGAGCAGGGAGTTGGACTTAAAGTTGGGATTGCGATAGGAGTAGATCCAGTGATCTTATTTGCAGCAGGGACAAGAGTTGAGCCTGGATTTGAGTTCAAGTATGCATCTATGCTCAGAAATGCACCTGTTGAGCTTTTCAGGCTCGATAATGGGATTGCTGTACCACATGCTGAGATTGTACTTGAAGGCGAGATCGATCCTGAAGAAAGGGCCAACGAGGGTCCTTTTGTAGATATTACAGGCACGTACGACGAAGTGCGCTCTGAACCTGTCATAAAACTCACGCAGATCTATCACAGGAAGGATCCGATCTATCACTCGATCATACCTGGTGGCAGAGAACATCAGCTTTTGATGGGTACGCCCTACGAGCCTCTGATACTGAAGGCCGTGCGCCATGTGGCTGATGCAAAGAATGCTGTCATGACAGCGGGCGGGTGCACATATTTCCATGCAGCCGTCTCTATCAGAAAGGTGCGTGAAGGTGATGGCAAGAATGCGATAGTTGCGGCGCTTGCAGCAGCACCAGGAGTAAAGCAGGTTGTTGTTGTGGATGAGGATATCGATCTTTTTAACCCAAACGATCTTGAATATGCCCTGGCAACCCGTGTGAGGTGGGATAAGGATCTTGTAGTGATTCCTGGGGCACGTGGTTCATCACTCGACCCTTCGGCGGCAGATGATGGCACATCAACAAAGGTTGGGATTGATGCGACCATGCCACTTGAGAGGAGAGAGGCTTTTGAGCGAGTTACTGCGTGA
- a CDS encoding Methyltransferase Mtx, subunit X, producing MAVRPDNNLFSFIENNLPRRCRIAIGVNDDRTFSMLEGIDEIIEPVFVTGSKVKLKDVGGKVIVSDKPEQELVDLLMNDEVDAAIRGSLPASSTLSYLKRRSGITNLARVALLKPVDLDPFLFAPVGIDEGDNFEDRLRLIENGIRILENFGMKARVGILSGGRLGDTGRSARVDRSLEEGKALVDVVSQMGYPVHHHEILIEDAVRESNLIIAPDGISGNLIFRTLTFLGRGSAWGAAVHHELGKTFVDTSRAGGSYSGSVKFAAVLSRRFGVV from the coding sequence ATGGCAGTTAGACCAGATAACAATCTCTTTTCATTCATCGAGAACAATTTACCCAGGCGATGCAGGATAGCTATCGGCGTCAATGACGATAGAACATTCTCGATGCTTGAAGGCATTGATGAGATTATAGAACCGGTCTTTGTCACAGGTTCAAAGGTCAAACTCAAGGATGTTGGGGGCAAAGTCATTGTATCGGATAAACCAGAGCAGGAACTTGTAGATCTACTGATGAACGACGAGGTTGATGCTGCTATCAGGGGTTCACTTCCAGCATCCAGTACGCTATCCTATCTTAAAAGAAGGTCGGGTATCACAAACCTTGCAAGAGTTGCACTCCTAAAACCTGTTGATCTCGATCCGTTTCTCTTTGCCCCGGTTGGAATAGATGAGGGAGATAATTTTGAGGATAGACTCAGGCTCATCGAGAATGGTATAAGAATCCTTGAGAATTTCGGCATGAAGGCAAGGGTTGGAATACTCTCCGGTGGAAGACTTGGTGATACTGGACGGAGTGCGCGTGTCGATAGGTCACTTGAAGAAGGGAAGGCGCTTGTTGATGTGGTCTCCCAGATGGGGTATCCTGTTCATCACCATGAAATTCTGATTGAGGATGCGGTTCGTGAATCAAACCTGATAATCGCCCCAGATGGCATTTCAGGCAATCTGATCTTCAGGACACTGACATTTCTTGGGCGCGGGAGTGCATGGGGTGCAGCCGTTCACCATGAGCTTGGAAAAACATTTGTTGACACGTCCCGTGCAGGAGGGAGTTACAGTGGATCGGTTAAATTTGCAGCAGTACTATCAAGACGTTTTGGAGTTGTTTGA
- a CDS encoding universal stress protein UspA, whose product MIITVMYKKILVPYDGSSNAEKAVGHAIELAKALPETPQITLLNVIDVHYIVQIAESIYVDMESLEAYSRSVLTAMKEKIKDDIPVEIAVKSGRPWEEIVNEAEEGKYDLIVMGSHGLGFIDRLLVGSTTQGVLRHAKCPVLVINSDREG is encoded by the coding sequence GTGATTATAACCGTGATGTACAAAAAGATTCTTGTTCCTTACGATGGATCATCTAACGCTGAGAAGGCGGTTGGGCATGCGATCGAACTTGCAAAAGCACTTCCTGAAACGCCACAGATCACATTGCTCAATGTAATCGATGTTCACTACATTGTGCAGATCGCAGAGAGTATATATGTCGATATGGAGAGCCTTGAGGCATACAGCAGATCTGTGCTGACTGCTATGAAAGAAAAGATCAAAGATGACATTCCTGTAGAGATCGCGGTCAAGAGTGGGAGGCCATGGGAGGAGATCGTCAATGAGGCAGAGGAGGGCAAGTACGACCTCATCGTCATGGGGTCACATGGACTTGGTTTCATCGATCGCCTGCTGGTTGGAAGTACGACGCAGGGGGTTCTGAGGCATGCTAAATGCCCTGTACTTGTTATAAACTCTGATAGGGAGGGGTAA
- the ilvE gene encoding Branched-chain amino acid aminotransferase I, with translation MADGFGNVEKIWMNGKIIDWHDAKIHVLSHGLHYGSGVFEGIRCYSTPRGSFVFRLTDHLKRMFRSAIPYKMQIPYSLDELKKAVIDTIKVNGLDSCYIRPIAFYGYHSLGVIPKNCPVECVIATWPWGTYLGEEALENGIRCTFSAWTKIHPKMLPVGAKATGQYINSMLAGFDAKEKGFDEALLLDNDGYVAEGPGENLFVVDDGVIHTPTLTSALPGITRDAAIKIARDLGYEVVVRSITRGEVLTADELFFTGTAAEVTPIREVDEVTIGDGKKGPVTAAIQKKFFKIVNAEEDAYMDWLEPVE, from the coding sequence GTGGCAGATGGGTTTGGTAATGTTGAGAAGATCTGGATGAATGGTAAGATCATCGATTGGCATGATGCAAAGATCCATGTCCTCTCACATGGTCTGCACTATGGATCGGGTGTGTTTGAAGGTATCAGATGTTACAGCACGCCCAGAGGGTCTTTTGTATTCAGGCTGACAGACCACCTTAAGCGGATGTTCAGGTCTGCAATCCCCTACAAGATGCAAATTCCATACAGTCTTGATGAGCTTAAAAAGGCTGTCATAGATACAATCAAGGTGAACGGACTTGATTCATGCTATATACGTCCTATCGCATTCTATGGGTATCACAGTCTTGGTGTTATACCTAAGAATTGTCCTGTCGAGTGCGTAATTGCAACATGGCCATGGGGCACGTATCTTGGAGAAGAGGCACTTGAAAACGGGATCAGGTGCACATTCTCGGCATGGACAAAGATTCATCCAAAGATGTTGCCTGTGGGTGCAAAGGCTACGGGACAGTACATCAACTCGATGCTTGCAGGCTTTGATGCAAAGGAGAAGGGGTTTGATGAAGCACTACTGCTTGATAACGATGGATATGTTGCAGAAGGTCCTGGTGAGAACCTCTTTGTAGTCGATGACGGCGTGATACACACTCCAACGCTCACATCAGCGCTTCCAGGTATCACGCGAGATGCAGCGATCAAAATCGCAAGAGACCTCGGCTATGAGGTGGTCGTCAGAAGTATCACGCGGGGTGAGGTGTTGACCGCAGATGAGCTCTTTTTCACTGGAACAGCAGCAGAAGTAACTCCAATCAGGGAGGTCGATGAAGTTACAATTGGAGATGGAAAAAAAGGACCTGTAACTGCAGCAATCCAGAAAAAATTCTTCAAGATTGTGAATGCAGAAGAAGATGCATATATGGACTGGCTTGAACCCGTAGAATGA